One genomic segment of Nonomuraea coxensis DSM 45129 includes these proteins:
- a CDS encoding alpha/beta fold hydrolase produces the protein MITLDRVTSQDGTTIAYRRLGGDGPGLVLLHGAMQTGHSNIELAEALSGAFTCYVPDRRGRGRSGPAGPRHGLAREVEDLSALLAATGAEHVMGVSSGAVIALRTALARPELSTVVAFEPPLDLDGSNPTGWLERFDRELAAGRVPAALVTGMLGTRMGPAFLGLLPRPLLEAMTAAMLRRQDRAAADGEPTFRELAPTLRQDVQVVADTAGDLDAYRHVTAEVLLLGGTKSPAHLKGALTALHGTLPRCRRADLPGLGHSATSNASMRGRPDLVAAEVCRFLLPPG, from the coding sequence ATGATCACTCTTGACCGCGTGACGTCACAGGACGGCACCACGATCGCCTACCGCCGCCTCGGCGGCGACGGCCCCGGCCTGGTGCTGCTGCACGGCGCCATGCAGACCGGGCACAGCAACATCGAGCTGGCCGAGGCCCTGTCCGGCGCGTTCACCTGCTACGTCCCCGACCGGCGCGGCCGGGGCCGCAGCGGGCCCGCCGGGCCCCGCCACGGGCTGGCCCGCGAGGTCGAGGACCTCTCCGCGCTGCTGGCCGCGACCGGCGCCGAGCACGTCATGGGCGTCAGCTCGGGCGCCGTCATCGCCCTGCGCACCGCCCTGGCCCGCCCTGAGCTGAGCACGGTCGTCGCCTTCGAGCCGCCCCTCGACCTCGACGGCTCCAACCCGACCGGCTGGCTGGAGCGCTTCGACAGGGAGCTCGCCGCGGGCCGCGTCCCGGCGGCACTGGTCACCGGCATGCTGGGGACCCGCATGGGCCCGGCGTTCCTCGGCCTGCTGCCGCGGCCCCTGCTGGAGGCCATGACCGCCGCGATGCTGAGGCGGCAGGACCGGGCGGCCGCCGACGGCGAGCCCACCTTCCGCGAACTCGCCCCGACCCTCCGCCAGGACGTCCAGGTCGTCGCCGACACCGCCGGCGACCTCGACGCCTACCGCCACGTGACCGCCGAGGTGCTGCTGCTGGGCGGCACGAAGAGCCCCGCCCACCTCAAGGGCGCCCTCACCGCTCTGCACGGGACGCTGCCCCGCTGCCGCCGCGCGGACCTGCCCGGCCTCGGCCACAGCGCCACCTCGAACGCCTCCATGCGCGGCAGGCCGGACCTGGTCGCGGCGGAGGTGTGCCGCTTCCTGCTGCCGCCGGGTTAG
- a CDS encoding PadR family transcriptional regulator, translated as MAKRRPVRNLLGLAVLTVLVQRPMHPYEMASVLRARAKDRDMRIKWGSLYTVVRNLEKHGLIAAVESSRQGARPERTVYRVTDAGLAEAADWTRELLSAPADETSAFEAGLSVLGGLGPDEVAGLLRRRLTTLERRLAEGREELERDGRELPRLFLLEAEYALTMRQAEAAWVRGLLAELTDGTFPGLDAWRAYHETGRLPDDVAAAAERGRRDD; from the coding sequence ATGGCGAAGCGGCGGCCCGTGCGCAACCTGCTGGGACTGGCCGTGCTCACCGTGCTCGTGCAGCGCCCCATGCATCCGTACGAGATGGCCTCGGTCCTGCGCGCCCGCGCCAAGGACCGCGACATGCGGATCAAATGGGGCTCCCTCTACACGGTGGTCCGCAACCTGGAGAAACACGGCCTGATCGCCGCCGTGGAGAGCAGCCGCCAGGGCGCCCGCCCCGAGCGCACCGTCTACCGCGTCACCGACGCCGGCCTCGCGGAGGCCGCCGACTGGACGCGGGAGCTGCTGTCGGCCCCGGCGGACGAGACGTCGGCGTTCGAGGCCGGACTGTCGGTCCTCGGCGGTCTCGGCCCCGACGAGGTCGCCGGGCTGCTGCGGCGGCGGCTCACCACGCTGGAGCGGCGCCTCGCGGAAGGCCGGGAGGAGCTGGAGCGCGACGGGCGGGAGCTGCCCCGGCTCTTCCTCCTGGAGGCCGAGTACGCGCTCACGATGCGCCAGGCGGAGGCCGCCTGGGTGCGCGGCCTGCTCGCCGAGCTCACGGACGGCACGTTCCCCGGCCTGGACGCCTGGCGCGCCTACCACGAGACCGGCCGGCTCCCCGACGACGTGGCCGCCGCCGCGGAGAGGGGACGCCGGGACGACTGA